GGCCCGCCAATCGGTTTCAGGCAGACATGTCCAGCACGATGCGGCCCTGGATCTGGCCTTTGTGCATGCGCGCGAAAACGTCGTTGATGTTTTCCAGCCGCTCGGTGGCCACCGTCGCCTTGACGGCGCCGCGGGCGGCGAAGTCGAGCGACTCCTGCAGATCCAGGCGGGTTCCCACGATGGAGCCGCGCACGGTGACGCCACGCAGCACCATGTCGAAGATCGGCAGCGGGAAGTTGCCCGGAGGCAGTCCGTTCAGCGACACGGTGCCGCCGCGGCGCACCATGCCCAGGGCCTGCTCGAAGGCCTTGGGCGACACTGCGGTCACCAGCGCGCCGTGGGCACCGCCGATCTCCTTCTGCAAAAAGGCCGCAGGGTCGGTGGTCCTCGCGTTGACGGCCACACTGGCACCCAGCTGCTTCGCCAGTTCGAGTTTGTCGTCTTCCACATCCACGGCAGCCACATTGAGGCCCATGGCCTTGGCGTACTGCACGGCCATGTGGCCCAGACCGCCGATGCCGGAAATGGCCACCCAGTCTCCGGGCTTCGTGTCTGTGACCTTGAGACCTTTGTATACGGTGACGCCCGCGCACAGCACGGGCGCGATGTCCACGAAGCCGATGCCGGCTGGCAGGTGCCCCACATAGGCCGGATCGGCCAGCGCATAGTCGGCAAAGCCTCCGTTGACCGAATAGCCGGTGTTGCTTTGCGATTCGCAGAGCGTTTCCCATCCGCCCAGACAATGCGTGCAGCAACCGCAGGCGGAGTGGAGCCATGGAACGCCCACGCGATCACCTTCCTTGACGTGCTTCACATGGCGCCCCACACCGGCCACGAAGCCGACGCCCTCATGGCCCGGAATGAAGGGCGGGTTCGGCTTGACGGGCCAGTCGCCCTCGGCGGCATGCAGGTCGGTATGGCACACGCCGGATGCCTCGATCTTGACGAGGATCTGGTCATCGGAGGGTGTCGGAATTGGCACTTCTTCGATGCTGAGCGGTTTGCCGAATGCACGGACGACGGCGGCTTTCATGGTCTTGGCGGTCATGGCGAGGAAATCCTTTCTGCTGGGGGATGAAGTGCGGAAGGCCGGCTACCACCATAGGCTGGCCCTCCGCCCCCTTGGCTGACGCAGGTCAACCCATCAGAAGAAGCCCAACTTGTCGGGGCTGTAGCTCACGAGCAGGTTCTTGGTCTGCTGGTAGTGGTCGAGCATCATCTTGTGGTTTTCCCGGCCGATGCCCGATTGCTTGTACCCGCCGAACGCCGCATGGGCCGGATAGGCGTGGTAGCAGTTGGTCCAGACACGCCCGGCCTGGATGCCGCGGCCCATTCGGAAGGCACGTGCCCCATCGCGGCTCCAGACCCCTGCGCCGAGGCCGTAGAGCGTGTCGTTGGCGATTTCCAAAGCCTCTTCTTCGGTCTTGAACGTTGCCACGGACACCACAGGCCCGAAGATCTCTTCCTGGAAGATGCGCATCCTGTTGTGGCCCTTGAAGACGGTGGGCTTGACGTAGTAACCCCCGGCCAGGCGGCCTTCCAGCACGTTGCGCTCGCCGCCGATGAGGCATTCGGCGCCTTCCTGCTTGCCCAGGTCGAGGTACGAAAGGATTTTCTCCAGTTGCTCCTGCGACGCCTGCGCGCCGATCATGGTCGCCTTGTCCAGCGGATGCCCTTGCTGGATGGCCGCCACCCGCTGGATGGCACGTTCCATGAATTTTTCGTAGATCGACTCCTGGATGAGCGCGCGGCTGGGGCAGGTGCACACTTCGCCCTGGTTGAGCGCAAACATCGCAAAGCCCTCGAGTGCCTTGTCGAAGAAGGCATCGTCGGCACTCATCACGTCTTCGAAGAAGATGTTCGGGCTCTTGCCGCCGAGTTCCAGCGTGACGGGAATGATGTTCTGGCTGGCGTACTGCATGATGAGCCGGCCGGTCGTGGTTTCGCCCGTGAAGGCGATCTTGGCGATCCGGGGGCTGGAGGCCAATGGCTTGCCGGCCTCCAGTCCGAAGCCATTGACGACATTGACGACGCCCGGAGGCAGCAGTTCGCCGATCAACTCCATCAGGACGAGGATCGATGCCGGGGTCTGTTCGGCCGGTTTGAGCACCACGCAATTGCCAGCCGCCAGCGCGGGCGCGAGCTTCCACACGGCCATGAGGATCGGAAAGTTCCACGGGATGATCTGCCCGACCACGCCCAGGGGCTCATGGAAGTGATAGGCGATGGTGTTGTGGTCGATCTCGCTGATGCCGCCTTCCTGGGCCCGAACCGCCCCGGCGAAATACCGGAAATGGTCGATGGCCAGCGGGATGTCCGCCGCCATCGTTTCTCGCAGCGGCTTGCCGTTGTCGATGGTCTCGGCCACGGCCAGGGTCAGCAGGTTGGCCTCCATCCGGTCGGCGATTTTCAGCAGGATGTTGGCGCGGTCCGTGGTGGAGGTCTTTCCCCACGCGGTCTTGGCCTTGTGCGCGGCATCCAGTGCAGCGTTGATGTCTTTGTCGTTGGAACGCGGGATCGCCGTGAACACCTGACCGTCGATGGGGGAGCCGTTCTCGAAATACTGCCCGTCGATGGGTGCGATCCATGCGCCCCCGATGTAGTTGCCGTATTGCTTCTTGTAGGGGTTGGCGATGCCGAGGTTGGCGA
The DNA window shown above is from Acidovorax sp. NCPPB 4044 and carries:
- the adhP gene encoding alcohol dehydrogenase AdhP, which produces MTAKTMKAAVVRAFGKPLSIEEVPIPTPSDDQILVKIEASGVCHTDLHAAEGDWPVKPNPPFIPGHEGVGFVAGVGRHVKHVKEGDRVGVPWLHSACGCCTHCLGGWETLCESQSNTGYSVNGGFADYALADPAYVGHLPAGIGFVDIAPVLCAGVTVYKGLKVTDTKPGDWVAISGIGGLGHMAVQYAKAMGLNVAAVDVEDDKLELAKQLGASVAVNARTTDPAAFLQKEIGGAHGALVTAVSPKAFEQALGMVRRGGTVSLNGLPPGNFPLPIFDMVLRGVTVRGSIVGTRLDLQESLDFAARGAVKATVATERLENINDVFARMHKGQIQGRIVLDMSA
- the adh gene encoding aldehyde dehydrogenase is translated as MDMAEIANLGIANPYKKQYGNYIGGAWIAPIDGQYFENGSPIDGQVFTAIPRSNDKDINAALDAAHKAKTAWGKTSTTDRANILLKIADRMEANLLTLAVAETIDNGKPLRETMAADIPLAIDHFRYFAGAVRAQEGGISEIDHNTIAYHFHEPLGVVGQIIPWNFPILMAVWKLAPALAAGNCVVLKPAEQTPASILVLMELIGELLPPGVVNVVNGFGLEAGKPLASSPRIAKIAFTGETTTGRLIMQYASQNIIPVTLELGGKSPNIFFEDVMSADDAFFDKALEGFAMFALNQGEVCTCPSRALIQESIYEKFMERAIQRVAAIQQGHPLDKATMIGAQASQEQLEKILSYLDLGKQEGAECLIGGERNVLEGRLAGGYYVKPTVFKGHNRMRIFQEEIFGPVVSVATFKTEEEALEIANDTLYGLGAGVWSRDGARAFRMGRGIQAGRVWTNCYHAYPAHAAFGGYKQSGIGRENHKMMLDHYQQTKNLLVSYSPDKLGFF